In Melanotaenia boesemani isolate fMelBoe1 chromosome 16, fMelBoe1.pri, whole genome shotgun sequence, the following proteins share a genomic window:
- the zbtb18 gene encoding zinc finger and BTB domain-containing protein 18 isoform X2, protein MHTAAGYEDGRMEFPDHSRHLLQCLSEQRHQGFLCDSTVLVGDAQFRAHRAVLASCSMYFHLFYKDQLDKRDVVHLNSDIVTAPAFSLLLEFMYEGKLQFQDLPVEDVLAAASYLHMYDIVKVCKKRLKQKATAEADSTRREDDGGSSCSDKADSLSDGSTGRPATADLLHSDEEEEGKAEGGPLWLRLPSADRPGTPAIATTSPGHGEAETQGGGGLGEGGKVPSPAGSPSSSTGSLSQRSHRSMSSHGGHRGRRVSNDTADCVLDLSVKPIASSNHNNHHQSYFSGAATPDSLQSPLAVRVKVERGVASDEEEELGGGDYDMEHSGLTKAAVPNTNGGLSHHGVGGPLSAQRRLGLEAHLSALREASLASELERDEKPPPSADDEDILGGENERAQAEVANMDTSLLPYVSNMLSAQHNQIFMCPLCNKVFPSPHILQLHLSSHFREQEGIRSKPAGDVNVPTCTICSKTFSCMYTLKRHERTHSGEKPYTCTTCGKSFQYSHNLSRHAVVHTREKPHACKWCERRFTQSGDLYRHIRKFHCELVNSLSVKSEPLALPNVRDWAIEDSSQELWK, encoded by the coding sequence gttaTGAGGACGGCAGGATGGAGTTCCCAgaccacagcagacatttactcCAGTGTCTGAGTGAGCAGCGGCATCAAGGCTTCCTGTGTGACTCCACGGTGTTGGTGGGTGATGCCCAGTTCCGTGCCCACCGTGCTGTGTTGGCCTCCTGCAGCATGTACTTTCACCTTTTCTACAAGGACCAGCTGGACAAGAGAGATGTGGTGCACCTCAACAGCGATATTGTCACGGCCCCGGCCTTCTCCCTGCTCCTGGAGTTCATGTATGAAGGCAAGCTGCAGTTCCAGGACCTTCCCGTAGAGGATGTGCTGGCAGCAGCCAGCTACTTGCACATGTATGACATAGTCAAGGTGTGTAAGAAACGTTTGAAGCAGAAGGCCACAGCTGAGGCAGACAGCACGCGCAGAGAGGATGATGGCGGGTCCAGCTGCTCTGACAAGGCCGACAGTCTATCAGATGGTTCAACAGGCCGACCTGCTACTGCTGATTTGCTTCAcagtgatgaagaagaggaggggaaGGCCGAAGGAGGCCCACTGTGGCTGAGGCTGCCATCTGCAGACAGACCGGGGACACCAGCCATAGCTACAACAAGTCCAGGTCATGGTGAGGCGGAAACGCAGGGTGGAGGAGGCCTCGGAGAGGGAGGAAAGGTGCCTTCACCAGCCGGCAGCCCCAGCAGCTCTACTGGATCTCTCTCCCAGAGATCCCACCGTTCCATGAGCTCTCACGGAGGGCATAGAGGCAGGCGGGTATCGAATGACACAGCTGATTGCGTCCTGGACTTGTCTGTCAAGCCGATTGCCAGTAGCAACCACAATAACCACCATCAGTCCTATTTCAGTGGGGCAGCTACACCAGACAGCCTGCAAAGCCCATTGGCTGTGAGGGTAAAGGTGGAGAGGGGCGTGGCttcagatgaggaagaggagctagGAGGTGGGGACTATGACATGGAGCACAGCGGCCTTACCAAGGCTGCGGTTCCCAACACGAACGGGGGCCTGAGCCATCACGGGGTCGGGGGTCCTCTGTCTGCTCAGCGGAGGCTTGGGCTGGAGGCTCACTTGTCTGCTCTGCGAGAGGCGTCTCTGGCCTCAGAGCTGGAGCGGGATGAGAAGCCTCCACCTTCTGCGGACGACGAGGACATCCTGGGGGGAGAAAACGAGCGTGCGCAGGCAGAGGTGGCCAACATGGATACCTCGCTGCTGCCTTACGTCTCAAACATGCTCTCAGCTCAGCACAACCAGATCTTCATGTGCCCGCTGTGCAACAAGGTTTTCCCCTCCCCCCACATCCTCCAGCTTCACCTCAGCTCCCACTTCAGGGAGCAGGAGGGCATCCGCTCCAAGCCCGCCGGAGACGTCAATGTGCCCACCTGCACCATCTGCAGCAAAACCTTCTCCTGCATGTACACGTTGAAGCGTCATGAGCGGACACACTCGGGCGAAAAGCCCTACACCTGCACCACCTGCGGCAAGAGCTTCCAGTACTCACACAACCTCAGCCGCCACGCAGTGGTGCACACGCGTGAGAAGCCTCATGCTTGCAAGTGGTGCGAGCGGCGCTTCACGCAATCCGGGGACCTCTACCGACACATCCGCAAGTTCCATTGCGAACTGGTCAACTCGCTGTCAGTGAAGAGCGAACCGCTGGCGTTGCCCAATGTCAGGGATTGGGCGATCGAGGACAGCTCCCAGGAACTGTGGAAGTAG
- the zbtb18 gene encoding zinc finger and BTB domain-containing protein 18 isoform X1 yields the protein MYFLRQDKSTWLTGYEDGRMEFPDHSRHLLQCLSEQRHQGFLCDSTVLVGDAQFRAHRAVLASCSMYFHLFYKDQLDKRDVVHLNSDIVTAPAFSLLLEFMYEGKLQFQDLPVEDVLAAASYLHMYDIVKVCKKRLKQKATAEADSTRREDDGGSSCSDKADSLSDGSTGRPATADLLHSDEEEEGKAEGGPLWLRLPSADRPGTPAIATTSPGHGEAETQGGGGLGEGGKVPSPAGSPSSSTGSLSQRSHRSMSSHGGHRGRRVSNDTADCVLDLSVKPIASSNHNNHHQSYFSGAATPDSLQSPLAVRVKVERGVASDEEEELGGGDYDMEHSGLTKAAVPNTNGGLSHHGVGGPLSAQRRLGLEAHLSALREASLASELERDEKPPPSADDEDILGGENERAQAEVANMDTSLLPYVSNMLSAQHNQIFMCPLCNKVFPSPHILQLHLSSHFREQEGIRSKPAGDVNVPTCTICSKTFSCMYTLKRHERTHSGEKPYTCTTCGKSFQYSHNLSRHAVVHTREKPHACKWCERRFTQSGDLYRHIRKFHCELVNSLSVKSEPLALPNVRDWAIEDSSQELWK from the coding sequence gttaTGAGGACGGCAGGATGGAGTTCCCAgaccacagcagacatttactcCAGTGTCTGAGTGAGCAGCGGCATCAAGGCTTCCTGTGTGACTCCACGGTGTTGGTGGGTGATGCCCAGTTCCGTGCCCACCGTGCTGTGTTGGCCTCCTGCAGCATGTACTTTCACCTTTTCTACAAGGACCAGCTGGACAAGAGAGATGTGGTGCACCTCAACAGCGATATTGTCACGGCCCCGGCCTTCTCCCTGCTCCTGGAGTTCATGTATGAAGGCAAGCTGCAGTTCCAGGACCTTCCCGTAGAGGATGTGCTGGCAGCAGCCAGCTACTTGCACATGTATGACATAGTCAAGGTGTGTAAGAAACGTTTGAAGCAGAAGGCCACAGCTGAGGCAGACAGCACGCGCAGAGAGGATGATGGCGGGTCCAGCTGCTCTGACAAGGCCGACAGTCTATCAGATGGTTCAACAGGCCGACCTGCTACTGCTGATTTGCTTCAcagtgatgaagaagaggaggggaaGGCCGAAGGAGGCCCACTGTGGCTGAGGCTGCCATCTGCAGACAGACCGGGGACACCAGCCATAGCTACAACAAGTCCAGGTCATGGTGAGGCGGAAACGCAGGGTGGAGGAGGCCTCGGAGAGGGAGGAAAGGTGCCTTCACCAGCCGGCAGCCCCAGCAGCTCTACTGGATCTCTCTCCCAGAGATCCCACCGTTCCATGAGCTCTCACGGAGGGCATAGAGGCAGGCGGGTATCGAATGACACAGCTGATTGCGTCCTGGACTTGTCTGTCAAGCCGATTGCCAGTAGCAACCACAATAACCACCATCAGTCCTATTTCAGTGGGGCAGCTACACCAGACAGCCTGCAAAGCCCATTGGCTGTGAGGGTAAAGGTGGAGAGGGGCGTGGCttcagatgaggaagaggagctagGAGGTGGGGACTATGACATGGAGCACAGCGGCCTTACCAAGGCTGCGGTTCCCAACACGAACGGGGGCCTGAGCCATCACGGGGTCGGGGGTCCTCTGTCTGCTCAGCGGAGGCTTGGGCTGGAGGCTCACTTGTCTGCTCTGCGAGAGGCGTCTCTGGCCTCAGAGCTGGAGCGGGATGAGAAGCCTCCACCTTCTGCGGACGACGAGGACATCCTGGGGGGAGAAAACGAGCGTGCGCAGGCAGAGGTGGCCAACATGGATACCTCGCTGCTGCCTTACGTCTCAAACATGCTCTCAGCTCAGCACAACCAGATCTTCATGTGCCCGCTGTGCAACAAGGTTTTCCCCTCCCCCCACATCCTCCAGCTTCACCTCAGCTCCCACTTCAGGGAGCAGGAGGGCATCCGCTCCAAGCCCGCCGGAGACGTCAATGTGCCCACCTGCACCATCTGCAGCAAAACCTTCTCCTGCATGTACACGTTGAAGCGTCATGAGCGGACACACTCGGGCGAAAAGCCCTACACCTGCACCACCTGCGGCAAGAGCTTCCAGTACTCACACAACCTCAGCCGCCACGCAGTGGTGCACACGCGTGAGAAGCCTCATGCTTGCAAGTGGTGCGAGCGGCGCTTCACGCAATCCGGGGACCTCTACCGACACATCCGCAAGTTCCATTGCGAACTGGTCAACTCGCTGTCAGTGAAGAGCGAACCGCTGGCGTTGCCCAATGTCAGGGATTGGGCGATCGAGGACAGCTCCCAGGAACTGTGGAAGTAG
- the zbtb18 gene encoding zinc finger and BTB domain-containing protein 18 isoform X3, whose amino-acid sequence MEFPDHSRHLLQCLSEQRHQGFLCDSTVLVGDAQFRAHRAVLASCSMYFHLFYKDQLDKRDVVHLNSDIVTAPAFSLLLEFMYEGKLQFQDLPVEDVLAAASYLHMYDIVKVCKKRLKQKATAEADSTRREDDGGSSCSDKADSLSDGSTGRPATADLLHSDEEEEGKAEGGPLWLRLPSADRPGTPAIATTSPGHGEAETQGGGGLGEGGKVPSPAGSPSSSTGSLSQRSHRSMSSHGGHRGRRVSNDTADCVLDLSVKPIASSNHNNHHQSYFSGAATPDSLQSPLAVRVKVERGVASDEEEELGGGDYDMEHSGLTKAAVPNTNGGLSHHGVGGPLSAQRRLGLEAHLSALREASLASELERDEKPPPSADDEDILGGENERAQAEVANMDTSLLPYVSNMLSAQHNQIFMCPLCNKVFPSPHILQLHLSSHFREQEGIRSKPAGDVNVPTCTICSKTFSCMYTLKRHERTHSGEKPYTCTTCGKSFQYSHNLSRHAVVHTREKPHACKWCERRFTQSGDLYRHIRKFHCELVNSLSVKSEPLALPNVRDWAIEDSSQELWK is encoded by the coding sequence ATGGAGTTCCCAgaccacagcagacatttactcCAGTGTCTGAGTGAGCAGCGGCATCAAGGCTTCCTGTGTGACTCCACGGTGTTGGTGGGTGATGCCCAGTTCCGTGCCCACCGTGCTGTGTTGGCCTCCTGCAGCATGTACTTTCACCTTTTCTACAAGGACCAGCTGGACAAGAGAGATGTGGTGCACCTCAACAGCGATATTGTCACGGCCCCGGCCTTCTCCCTGCTCCTGGAGTTCATGTATGAAGGCAAGCTGCAGTTCCAGGACCTTCCCGTAGAGGATGTGCTGGCAGCAGCCAGCTACTTGCACATGTATGACATAGTCAAGGTGTGTAAGAAACGTTTGAAGCAGAAGGCCACAGCTGAGGCAGACAGCACGCGCAGAGAGGATGATGGCGGGTCCAGCTGCTCTGACAAGGCCGACAGTCTATCAGATGGTTCAACAGGCCGACCTGCTACTGCTGATTTGCTTCAcagtgatgaagaagaggaggggaaGGCCGAAGGAGGCCCACTGTGGCTGAGGCTGCCATCTGCAGACAGACCGGGGACACCAGCCATAGCTACAACAAGTCCAGGTCATGGTGAGGCGGAAACGCAGGGTGGAGGAGGCCTCGGAGAGGGAGGAAAGGTGCCTTCACCAGCCGGCAGCCCCAGCAGCTCTACTGGATCTCTCTCCCAGAGATCCCACCGTTCCATGAGCTCTCACGGAGGGCATAGAGGCAGGCGGGTATCGAATGACACAGCTGATTGCGTCCTGGACTTGTCTGTCAAGCCGATTGCCAGTAGCAACCACAATAACCACCATCAGTCCTATTTCAGTGGGGCAGCTACACCAGACAGCCTGCAAAGCCCATTGGCTGTGAGGGTAAAGGTGGAGAGGGGCGTGGCttcagatgaggaagaggagctagGAGGTGGGGACTATGACATGGAGCACAGCGGCCTTACCAAGGCTGCGGTTCCCAACACGAACGGGGGCCTGAGCCATCACGGGGTCGGGGGTCCTCTGTCTGCTCAGCGGAGGCTTGGGCTGGAGGCTCACTTGTCTGCTCTGCGAGAGGCGTCTCTGGCCTCAGAGCTGGAGCGGGATGAGAAGCCTCCACCTTCTGCGGACGACGAGGACATCCTGGGGGGAGAAAACGAGCGTGCGCAGGCAGAGGTGGCCAACATGGATACCTCGCTGCTGCCTTACGTCTCAAACATGCTCTCAGCTCAGCACAACCAGATCTTCATGTGCCCGCTGTGCAACAAGGTTTTCCCCTCCCCCCACATCCTCCAGCTTCACCTCAGCTCCCACTTCAGGGAGCAGGAGGGCATCCGCTCCAAGCCCGCCGGAGACGTCAATGTGCCCACCTGCACCATCTGCAGCAAAACCTTCTCCTGCATGTACACGTTGAAGCGTCATGAGCGGACACACTCGGGCGAAAAGCCCTACACCTGCACCACCTGCGGCAAGAGCTTCCAGTACTCACACAACCTCAGCCGCCACGCAGTGGTGCACACGCGTGAGAAGCCTCATGCTTGCAAGTGGTGCGAGCGGCGCTTCACGCAATCCGGGGACCTCTACCGACACATCCGCAAGTTCCATTGCGAACTGGTCAACTCGCTGTCAGTGAAGAGCGAACCGCTGGCGTTGCCCAATGTCAGGGATTGGGCGATCGAGGACAGCTCCCAGGAACTGTGGAAGTAG